The following coding sequences are from one Microbulbifer sp. TB1203 window:
- a CDS encoding DUF72 domain-containing protein, with protein sequence MQFHIGTSGWVYPHWRERFYPEDLAEPHWLAFYAERLKSVEINRSFYRLPTPENFATWRDATPDDFRFAVKASRYITHMKKLKEPEETLPPLLDAIEGLGDKLGPLLFQLPPRWHANPDRLRDFLEVLPKGLRAVIELRDRTWHCDEVLEILSDFNVAFCVYDLGGFTSPREVTADFIYLRLHGPVDTYRGYYDSEVLEDWAEWLRDQQVSTAYVYFDNDESAYAVRNALELRELLG encoded by the coding sequence GTGCAATTTCATATAGGCACGTCCGGCTGGGTGTATCCGCACTGGCGAGAGCGTTTCTATCCCGAGGATCTGGCCGAACCCCATTGGCTTGCTTTCTATGCCGAACGCTTGAAGAGCGTGGAAATCAATCGCAGTTTCTACCGGCTTCCCACGCCAGAAAACTTCGCCACTTGGCGCGATGCTACTCCCGATGATTTTCGGTTTGCGGTCAAGGCGAGCCGCTATATCACCCATATGAAGAAGCTGAAGGAGCCGGAGGAGACCCTGCCGCCGCTGCTGGATGCCATCGAAGGGCTGGGGGACAAGCTGGGGCCGCTGCTGTTTCAATTGCCACCGCGCTGGCACGCCAATCCCGATCGGCTGAGGGATTTCCTGGAGGTCTTGCCCAAAGGCTTGCGGGCCGTAATCGAGCTGCGCGACCGGACCTGGCACTGCGACGAGGTCCTGGAGATTCTGTCGGATTTCAACGTCGCCTTCTGCGTGTACGACCTTGGCGGCTTTACCAGCCCGCGGGAGGTCACCGCGGATTTTATCTACCTGCGCCTGCACGGTCCCGTGGACACTTACCGCGGATACTACGATTCCGAAGTGCTCGAAGACTGGGCCGAGTGGCTGCGGGATCAGCAGGTGAGTACTGCCTACGTTTATTTCGACAATGACGAGTCCGCCTACGCCGTGCGCAATGCCCTGGAACTCAGGGAGTTGCTGGGGTGA
- a CDS encoding catalase, with amino-acid sequence MKKDDRSRTTNDAGIPVASDEHSLTVGPDGPVLLQDHYLIEQMANFNRERIPERQPHAKGSGAFGYFEVTQDVSAYTKAAVFQPGTRTDTLIRFSTVAGERGSPDTWRDPRGFALKFYTTEGNYDMVGNNTPVFFVRDPMKFQHFIRSQKRRADSGLRDHDMMWDFWTLSPESAHQVTILMGDRGVPKSYRHMNGYSSHTYMWVNAKGERFWIKYHFKTDQGNDFLTQEDADRLAGEDADVHRRDLFESIANGDYPSWTLKVQIMPFEEAEDYRFNPFDLTKVWPHGDYPLQEVGRLTLDRNPTDFHTEIEQAAFEPNNVVPGIGFSPDKMLLARVFSYADAHRARMGVNYKQIPVNRPKCPVHSYSKDGLMRVENVSDPVYAPNSKGGPEANHTYTEKWEASGEFMHAAYTLREEDDDFGQPGTLVRKVMDDAARDRLVSNVVGHLKAGVSEEVLKRAFEYWRNIDKDVGDRIEKGVRGS; translated from the coding sequence GTGAAAAAAGACGACCGCAGCCGCACGACCAACGATGCCGGTATCCCCGTAGCCAGTGACGAGCACTCCCTGACGGTCGGGCCGGATGGCCCGGTTCTTTTGCAGGACCACTACCTGATCGAGCAGATGGCGAATTTCAACCGGGAGCGGATTCCGGAGCGGCAGCCCCATGCCAAGGGATCGGGCGCCTTCGGCTATTTCGAGGTGACACAGGATGTCAGCGCCTATACCAAGGCGGCGGTATTCCAGCCGGGTACCAGGACGGATACGCTGATCCGCTTTTCCACCGTGGCCGGCGAGCGGGGCAGCCCGGATACCTGGCGTGATCCGCGCGGGTTTGCGCTGAAGTTCTATACCACCGAGGGCAATTACGACATGGTGGGGAACAACACGCCGGTTTTCTTCGTCCGCGATCCAATGAAGTTCCAGCACTTTATCCGCTCCCAGAAACGCCGTGCGGACTCCGGTCTGCGAGATCACGATATGATGTGGGATTTCTGGACCCTGTCGCCGGAGTCGGCACACCAGGTGACTATTTTGATGGGGGATCGCGGTGTTCCGAAGAGTTACCGGCATATGAACGGTTACTCCAGCCACACCTATATGTGGGTCAATGCCAAGGGCGAGCGTTTCTGGATCAAGTATCACTTCAAAACGGACCAGGGCAATGACTTCCTGACCCAGGAGGATGCCGATCGCCTAGCGGGTGAGGACGCCGATGTCCACCGCCGCGATTTGTTTGAGTCTATCGCCAATGGCGATTACCCCAGCTGGACCCTGAAGGTGCAGATAATGCCGTTCGAGGAGGCGGAGGATTACCGCTTCAATCCCTTCGACCTGACCAAGGTGTGGCCGCACGGCGACTATCCGCTGCAGGAAGTCGGCCGGCTGACCCTGGACCGCAACCCCACCGACTTCCACACGGAGATCGAGCAGGCCGCGTTCGAGCCCAACAATGTTGTGCCCGGCATCGGCTTCAGCCCGGACAAGATGCTGCTGGCGCGGGTCTTTTCCTATGCGGATGCGCACCGGGCGCGCATGGGCGTGAACTATAAGCAGATCCCGGTGAACCGGCCCAAGTGCCCGGTGCACAGCTACAGCAAGGACGGGCTTATGCGGGTGGAGAACGTGTCCGACCCGGTTTACGCGCCCAATTCCAAGGGTGGGCCGGAGGCCAATCACACCTATACGGAGAAGTGGGAGGCCAGCGGCGAGTTTATGCACGCGGCCTATACCCTGCGCGAGGAAGACGACGATTTCGGCCAGCCGGGTACTCTGGTGCGCAAGGTGATGGACGATGCGGCGCGGGATCGGCTGGTGTCCAATGTGGTGGGCCATTTGAAGGCGGGGGTTTCCGAGGAAGTCCTCAAGCGCGCCTTCGAGTACTGGCGCAATATCGACAAGGATGTTGGCGACCGGATCGAGAAGGGGGTGAGGGGTAGTTGA
- a CDS encoding M20/M25/M40 family metallo-hydrolase → MFKPLLTLTGGLIATLAVTAAQAKPLSQEDLSVAEVLRDRALESSDAYSIVESLTVEVGPRRAGTEGDRRAVAWAQDKMKKLGFDRVYTEQIDVQRWHRGHAHAEVVAPFPQPLVVTSLGYSAPTPEGGFTAEIVEFSDVEALLKAPAKKVKGKIAFINKRMERARTGEGYGPAVQGRSRGMRAAAEKGAAALLLRSVGTDSDRFAHTGMMSIDGVENPVPALALSAPDANLLEAMLERGKPVEVKLDVHNERLADGPSFNVIGEITGREKPEEAMIIGAHLDSWDEGTGALDDGAGVAIVMETARLIAELPQRPRRTLRVVLFGAEEIGLVGAKQYVDAHRGELDNIIAVSESDFGAGKIWRFDTRLPENKFDIADQMMQLLAPLGIERGNNQSSGGPDSSVFVAQGVPAFGLYQDGTDYFDYHHTPNDTLDKVDPNNLKQNVAAWVVMSFLAAEMEEDLGRVPTEN, encoded by the coding sequence ATGTTCAAACCACTGCTCACCCTTACCGGGGGACTGATCGCGACCCTGGCGGTTACCGCCGCCCAGGCCAAGCCACTTTCCCAGGAGGACCTCTCCGTGGCGGAAGTGCTGCGCGACCGCGCACTGGAATCCTCCGATGCCTACAGCATCGTCGAATCCCTCACCGTCGAGGTGGGCCCACGCCGCGCCGGCACCGAGGGCGACCGCCGCGCGGTGGCCTGGGCCCAGGACAAAATGAAGAAGCTCGGCTTCGATCGCGTCTACACCGAACAGATCGACGTGCAGCGCTGGCACCGCGGCCACGCCCACGCCGAAGTGGTCGCGCCTTTCCCGCAACCGCTGGTGGTCACCTCCCTCGGTTACAGCGCGCCCACCCCGGAAGGCGGCTTCACCGCGGAAATCGTCGAGTTCTCCGATGTGGAGGCCCTGCTCAAGGCGCCGGCCAAGAAGGTGAAAGGCAAGATCGCCTTTATCAACAAGCGCATGGAGCGTGCCCGCACCGGCGAGGGTTACGGTCCCGCAGTACAGGGCCGCAGTAGGGGCATGCGCGCCGCTGCGGAAAAAGGCGCGGCCGCACTGCTGCTGCGCTCCGTGGGCACCGACTCCGACCGCTTCGCCCACACCGGCATGATGTCCATCGACGGCGTTGAAAACCCGGTGCCGGCCCTGGCCCTCTCCGCCCCGGACGCCAACCTGCTGGAAGCCATGCTCGAGCGCGGCAAACCGGTGGAAGTCAAACTGGACGTGCACAACGAACGCCTCGCCGACGGCCCTTCCTTTAACGTGATCGGCGAAATCACCGGTCGCGAAAAACCAGAAGAGGCGATGATTATCGGCGCCCACCTGGACTCCTGGGACGAAGGCACCGGCGCCCTGGACGACGGCGCCGGCGTGGCCATCGTAATGGAAACCGCGCGCCTGATCGCCGAGTTGCCCCAACGCCCGCGCCGCACCCTGCGCGTAGTTTTATTTGGAGCCGAGGAAATCGGCCTGGTGGGCGCCAAGCAATATGTGGATGCCCACCGCGGCGAACTGGACAACATCATTGCCGTCTCCGAATCCGACTTCGGCGCCGGCAAAATCTGGCGCTTCGACACCCGCCTGCCGGAGAACAAGTTCGATATCGCCGACCAGATGATGCAACTGCTCGCCCCCCTGGGCATAGAGCGCGGCAACAACCAGTCCAGCGGCGGTCCCGACAGCAGCGTCTTCGTCGCCCAGGGCGTACCCGCCTTCGGCCTCTACCAGGACGGCACCGACTACTTCGACTACCACCACACACCCAACGATACCCTGGACAAGGTGGACCCGAATAACCTGAAGCAGAATGTGGCTGCCTGGGTGGTAATGTCCTTCCTGGCTGCGGAAATGGAAGAGGATCTGGGGCGGGTGCCGACTGAAAATTAA
- a CDS encoding TSUP family transporter, translating into MAEFTGDLPLITYLILTSVAFAAGFISSIAGAGGMITLPALLWAGIPPLDALGTNKFQSVFGTLSSAFNFFQKGHLDLRPLWPGLLAAICGSALGTWTVTQLGGEQLRILLPVLLIAIALYFAFSPRISDIDSKARLSNGQFNLLIGGGIGFYGGFFGPGMGSIYALAFAALLGYNMRRATAHTKPLVLATNATSMFIFMAGGHLLLWLAICMSAAQIVGARLGSNLVIARGASLVRPVIVLATIAVAIRLLLEE; encoded by the coding sequence GTGGCGGAATTTACCGGCGACCTCCCATTAATCACCTACCTGATCCTGACCTCAGTGGCCTTTGCCGCGGGCTTTATCAGTTCCATCGCCGGTGCCGGCGGCATGATCACCCTGCCGGCCCTGCTGTGGGCCGGGATACCGCCACTGGATGCCCTCGGCACCAATAAATTCCAGAGCGTATTCGGCACCCTCTCCTCCGCATTCAACTTTTTCCAGAAGGGCCACCTGGACCTGCGGCCATTGTGGCCGGGGCTGCTGGCGGCAATTTGCGGATCGGCGCTGGGTACCTGGACGGTAACCCAGCTGGGTGGTGAGCAACTGCGCATCCTGCTGCCGGTGCTGTTGATCGCAATCGCGTTGTATTTTGCCTTTTCGCCACGTATATCTGACATAGATAGCAAAGCCCGCCTAAGTAACGGCCAGTTCAACCTGCTGATCGGCGGCGGCATTGGCTTTTACGGCGGCTTTTTCGGGCCGGGCATGGGTTCCATCTATGCGCTGGCTTTTGCCGCTTTGCTGGGTTACAACATGCGCAGGGCAACGGCGCACACCAAGCCGCTGGTGCTGGCCACCAACGCCACCTCGATGTTTATCTTTATGGCGGGGGGGCATCTGCTGCTGTGGCTGGCCATCTGTATGTCGGCGGCGCAGATTGTCGGCGCGCGCCTGGGTTCCAACCTGGTGATCGCCCGCGGTGCCAGCCTGGTGAGACCGGTCATAGTTCTGGCCACCATTGCAGTGGCGATCAGGTTGCTACTGGAGGAGTGA
- a CDS encoding lysophospholipid acyltransferase family protein, with the protein MSIPKNLPEEIPRIGNWFTQAIGLLIVKALGWRLEGEFPPEKKVMVALAPHTSNWDFVIAMPFIMALKAKISFMMKKEAFFWPFKRLFIWLGGLPTDRRTPGGLAQQMATSFRQNEKMWVAIAPEGTRKKVDKWKNGFLRIAYAAQVPILLIAWDFPRKRVCVDSLYQPTGNLEQDMREIQRRFSKYRGRNPENQTDFIEDE; encoded by the coding sequence GTGAGTATTCCAAAGAATCTACCCGAAGAAATTCCGCGAATCGGCAACTGGTTTACCCAAGCCATTGGCCTGCTGATCGTAAAGGCCCTGGGCTGGCGCCTGGAGGGTGAATTCCCGCCGGAGAAAAAAGTCATGGTGGCCCTGGCTCCGCACACCTCCAATTGGGACTTTGTGATAGCTATGCCGTTCATTATGGCGCTCAAGGCCAAGATTTCCTTTATGATGAAAAAGGAAGCCTTTTTCTGGCCATTCAAGCGCCTGTTTATATGGCTGGGCGGCCTGCCCACCGACCGCCGGACCCCCGGCGGCCTGGCCCAGCAGATGGCGACTTCCTTCCGGCAAAACGAAAAGATGTGGGTGGCGATCGCTCCCGAGGGCACGCGCAAGAAGGTCGATAAGTGGAAAAACGGTTTCCTGCGAATCGCCTATGCGGCGCAGGTGCCGATTCTGCTGATTGCCTGGGACTTTCCCCGCAAGCGTGTCTGCGTGGATTCCCTCTACCAGCCCACCGGCAACCTGGAACAGGATATGCGCGAGATACAGCGCCGCTTCAGCAAGTACCGGGGCCGTAACCCGGAAAACCAGACAGACTTTATCGAGGACGAATAA
- a CDS encoding peptide chain release factor 3 — protein MAQSSSLAGIAGRRTFAIISHPDAGKTTVTEKLLLFGNAIQLAGSVKGKKGPHARSDWMAMEQERGISVTSSVMQFPYAGRTVNLLDTPGHEDFSEDTYRVLTAVDSALMVIDGAKGVEDRTVKLMNVCRLRTTPILSFINKLDRDIRDPIEVMDEIEEVLNIQAAPINWPLGSGKYFRGVYNLYTDTIHVYKQGQGHTIPEDIRIEGLDSAEADALLGEYADDIREEIELVRGATHQFDLEAYLAGKLTPVFFGTALGNFGVREMLDGFVEWAPGPQPRATNERVVQPDEKKFSGFVFKIQANMDPKHRDRIAFMRVCSGTYSRGMKMKHVRLGKDVKIADAVTFMAGDRTHVEEAIAGDIIGLHNHGTIQIGDTFTEGEQLKFTGIPNFAPELFRRIRLKDPLKLKQLQKGLQQLSEEGSTQVFFPLDNNDIIVGAVGVLQFEVVAYRLKDEYKVEAIYENVNVSTARWVDSESAKELDAFKRKASTNLALDGAGHLTYLAPTRVNLQLAEERYPEIRFYATREH, from the coding sequence ATGGCCCAGAGTTCCAGCCTGGCGGGTATCGCCGGCCGTCGCACCTTCGCGATTATTTCCCACCCGGACGCCGGTAAGACCACAGTGACCGAAAAGCTGTTGCTGTTTGGCAATGCCATCCAGCTGGCCGGCTCGGTCAAGGGCAAGAAGGGGCCCCACGCGCGCTCCGACTGGATGGCCATGGAGCAGGAGCGGGGTATCTCGGTGACCTCCTCGGTAATGCAGTTCCCCTACGCGGGGCGCACGGTCAATCTGCTGGACACCCCCGGCCACGAGGACTTCTCCGAGGATACCTACCGGGTGCTCACCGCGGTGGACTCGGCGCTGATGGTGATCGATGGCGCCAAGGGTGTGGAGGACCGCACGGTCAAGCTGATGAACGTCTGCCGCCTGCGCACCACGCCAATCCTGTCGTTTATCAACAAGCTGGACCGGGATATCCGCGACCCCATCGAGGTGATGGACGAGATCGAGGAGGTGCTGAATATCCAGGCCGCGCCGATCAACTGGCCGCTGGGTTCCGGCAAGTATTTCCGCGGTGTCTACAATCTCTACACCGACACCATCCACGTCTACAAACAGGGCCAGGGCCATACCATCCCGGAGGATATCCGCATCGAGGGGCTGGATTCCGCCGAGGCGGACGCGCTGCTGGGCGAGTACGCCGACGATATCCGCGAGGAGATCGAATTGGTGCGCGGCGCCACCCACCAGTTCGACCTGGAGGCCTACCTGGCCGGCAAGTTGACCCCCGTGTTTTTCGGCACCGCGCTGGGCAATTTCGGCGTGCGCGAAATGCTCGACGGTTTTGTGGAGTGGGCGCCGGGTCCGCAACCGCGCGCCACCAACGAGCGAGTGGTGCAGCCGGACGAGAAAAAATTCTCCGGCTTCGTATTCAAGATCCAGGCGAATATGGACCCCAAGCACCGCGACCGCATCGCCTTTATGCGCGTCTGCTCCGGCACCTACAGCCGCGGTATGAAGATGAAGCACGTGCGCCTGGGCAAGGACGTGAAGATCGCCGATGCGGTGACCTTCATGGCCGGCGACCGCACCCATGTGGAGGAGGCCATCGCCGGCGACATCATCGGCCTGCACAACCACGGCACCATCCAGATCGGCGATACCTTTACCGAGGGCGAGCAGCTCAAGTTCACCGGCATCCCAAACTTCGCCCCGGAACTCTTCCGCCGCATCCGCCTGAAAGACCCGCTGAAACTGAAGCAGCTGCAGAAAGGGTTGCAGCAGCTATCCGAAGAGGGCTCCACCCAGGTGTTCTTTCCGCTGGACAACAACGACATTATCGTCGGCGCCGTGGGGGTGTTGCAGTTTGAAGTGGTGGCCTACCGCCTGAAAGACGAATACAAGGTGGAAGCCATTTACGAAAATGTGAACGTTAGCACCGCGCGCTGGGTGGACAGCGAGAGTGCGAAAGAACTGGATGCGTTCAAACGCAAGGCCAGCACCAACCTGGCGCTGGACGGCGCCGGCCACCTGACCTACCTGGCGCCCACGCGGGTGAATTTGCAACTGGCGGAGGAGCGCTACCCGGAAATCCGCTTCTACGCCACCCGGGAGCACTAG
- a CDS encoding aminopeptidase P family protein, whose protein sequence is MSRERLQALREELARQGVQAFLVPRGDEYQNEYVPASDERLAWLTDFTGSAGMAVVSMEHAALFVDGRYTLQAQQQIGDQPIDQEDLNQDAIADWLCDQLKTGEALGYDPRLHTEPGLALLHKRLGERDIALRPLDDNPIDAVWSDRPAAPCGPARPHPYTFTGEHSADKRRRIAALLADKRADALWLPNPEVCAWLFNIRGNDVPHLPVALASALLYRDGSATLYLATEAVGDALIEHLDNEVSIVSDKRELFAAARRHHVAKVWVDPLITNCWTLQQLRALDIELLQERDPIIAAKACKNPVELAGTRAAHERDGAALCEFLAELPGAVAAGTADNRFGELEAVQLLRAKREQREGFSDDSFDTISGYGPNGAVVHYRVSRESSLPIKPEGIYLVDSGAQYPDGTTDVTRTVALGSFPHLAKEHFTRVLKGHIAIATLRFPIGTCGEQIDAFARRALWDQGLDYAHGTGHGVGSFLSVHEGPQRIGKAGTGVPLQAGMIVSNEPGFYLTGQYGIRIENLVFVKESAEHHGFLEFEELTLAPIDRALIEVKLLSEQERKWLDDYHRRVRETLMPLVNENTQRWLEAVTEPLAV, encoded by the coding sequence ATGAGCCGGGAGCGATTGCAGGCACTGCGGGAAGAGCTGGCGCGACAGGGAGTACAGGCCTTCCTGGTGCCCCGCGGCGACGAGTACCAGAACGAATATGTGCCCGCCTCCGACGAGCGCCTGGCCTGGCTCACCGACTTTACCGGCTCCGCCGGCATGGCCGTGGTGAGTATGGAACACGCGGCGCTGTTCGTGGACGGCCGCTATACCCTGCAGGCCCAGCAGCAGATCGGCGACCAGCCCATCGACCAGGAGGACCTGAACCAGGACGCCATCGCCGACTGGTTGTGCGATCAGTTGAAGACCGGCGAGGCCCTGGGCTACGACCCGCGCCTGCACACCGAGCCGGGCCTGGCACTGCTGCACAAGCGCCTGGGCGAGCGGGATATCGCACTGCGCCCCCTGGACGACAACCCCATCGACGCCGTGTGGAGCGACCGGCCCGCGGCGCCCTGCGGGCCGGCGCGCCCCCATCCCTATACGTTTACCGGCGAACACTCCGCAGACAAGCGCCGGCGTATCGCCGCGCTGCTGGCGGACAAGCGCGCCGACGCTCTGTGGCTGCCCAACCCGGAGGTGTGCGCCTGGCTGTTCAATATCCGCGGCAACGACGTGCCCCATTTGCCGGTGGCCCTGGCCAGCGCCCTGCTCTACCGCGACGGCAGTGCCACCCTCTACCTGGCGACGGAAGCCGTGGGCGACGCGCTGATCGAACACCTGGACAACGAAGTGAGTATTGTCAGCGACAAGCGCGAACTGTTCGCCGCCGCCCGGCGCCATCATGTAGCGAAAGTCTGGGTGGACCCGCTGATCACCAACTGCTGGACGCTGCAGCAATTGCGCGCACTGGATATCGAACTACTGCAGGAGCGCGATCCCATCATCGCCGCCAAGGCGTGCAAGAACCCGGTGGAACTGGCGGGCACCCGCGCCGCCCACGAGCGCGACGGCGCCGCCCTGTGTGAATTTCTCGCGGAGCTGCCCGGCGCCGTGGCCGCCGGCACTGCCGATAACCGCTTTGGCGAACTGGAGGCGGTGCAATTGCTGCGGGCCAAGCGCGAACAGCGCGAGGGCTTCAGCGACGACAGCTTCGACACCATCTCCGGCTACGGCCCCAACGGCGCCGTGGTGCACTACCGGGTGAGCCGCGAGTCCAGCCTGCCGATAAAGCCCGAGGGCATCTACCTGGTGGACTCCGGAGCCCAGTACCCGGACGGCACCACCGATGTCACCCGCACCGTGGCCCTGGGGAGTTTTCCGCACCTGGCCAAAGAGCATTTCACCCGCGTACTCAAGGGCCATATCGCCATCGCCACCCTGCGCTTTCCCATCGGCACCTGCGGCGAACAGATAGACGCCTTCGCGCGCCGGGCGCTGTGGGACCAGGGACTCGACTACGCCCACGGCACCGGCCATGGGGTTGGCAGTTTCCTGAGTGTGCATGAGGGGCCGCAGCGGATCGGCAAGGCGGGCACCGGCGTGCCCCTGCAGGCGGGCATGATCGTTTCCAACGAACCGGGGTTCTACCTCACCGGGCAGTACGGCATTCGCATCGAAAATCTGGTGTTCGTGAAGGAATCCGCGGAACATCACGGCTTCCTTGAGTTCGAGGAGCTGACACTGGCGCCGATCGACCGGGCGCTGATCGAGGTGAAGCTGTTGAGTGAACAGGAGAGGAAATGGCTGGACGATTACCACCGGAGGGTGCGCGAGACGTTGATGCCGTTGGTAAATGAAAACACCCAGCGCTGGCTGGAGGCCGTCACCGAGCCACTGGCCGTGTAG
- a CDS encoding MATE family efflux transporter, whose protein sequence is MALTSNNPSLLEGPVAGHLQRLALPMVWGILATMSFNVVDTWFVAQLGSGPLAAMSFSFPVVMVINSFAIGLGAGTSSAVARAYGAGDMARVRRLVTDASLLALLVALAISAVGLLTVGPLFRLLGAPAEMLPLIADYMVPWYLGAVFAVVPMVALSALRAIGNSAITGRIMVAVALFNLLLDPLLIFGLLGFPRLELQGAALSTVIARGISFFAALYFLVRREKLLAAPEWRWSVLADSWRTVLAVGLPAVATNVIIPMAGGVMVALVAVHGADAVAGLGVALRIEPVALIVFYALSSVVGPFIGQNAGAGKVGRMQETVAVLARFCLVFGLVLALVLYLVGGFLAQLFSDSEAVLAVAVAYLAVVPFSYAGYGFVMSANAAFNGLGRPLPATLISFLRVLGIYLPLAWVGNQLWGISGLFAATAAANLMLGVLAWWWLRREIGGRESAGDIPANAAVGRD, encoded by the coding sequence ATGGCGTTAACCTCCAACAATCCCTCCCTGCTGGAGGGCCCGGTCGCCGGCCACCTGCAGCGCCTGGCCCTGCCCATGGTGTGGGGCATTCTCGCAACCATGTCGTTCAATGTGGTGGACACCTGGTTTGTCGCCCAACTGGGCAGTGGCCCGCTGGCGGCGATGAGCTTTTCCTTTCCGGTGGTGATGGTGATCAACAGCTTCGCCATCGGCCTGGGCGCCGGCACCTCTTCGGCGGTGGCGCGGGCCTACGGCGCCGGCGATATGGCCCGGGTGCGGCGGCTGGTGACCGACGCCTCGCTGCTGGCGCTGCTGGTGGCGCTGGCGATCAGCGCCGTGGGATTGCTCACCGTGGGGCCGCTGTTCCGCCTGCTGGGCGCGCCGGCGGAGATGCTGCCGCTGATCGCCGACTATATGGTGCCCTGGTACCTGGGCGCGGTGTTCGCGGTGGTGCCCATGGTGGCGCTGTCGGCGCTGCGGGCCATCGGCAACAGCGCGATCACCGGGCGCATCATGGTGGCGGTGGCGCTTTTCAACCTGCTGTTGGACCCGCTGCTGATCTTCGGCCTGTTGGGCTTTCCGCGCCTGGAGTTGCAGGGGGCGGCCCTGTCCACGGTGATCGCGCGCGGAATCAGCTTCTTTGCCGCGCTCTATTTCCTGGTGCGCAGGGAAAAGCTCCTGGCCGCGCCGGAATGGCGCTGGTCGGTACTGGCGGACTCCTGGCGCACCGTTCTGGCGGTGGGGCTGCCGGCGGTGGCCACCAATGTGATCATCCCCATGGCCGGCGGTGTGATGGTGGCGCTGGTGGCGGTGCACGGCGCCGACGCGGTGGCCGGCCTGGGGGTGGCGCTGCGTATCGAGCCGGTGGCGCTGATCGTGTTCTATGCGCTGTCTTCGGTGGTGGGGCCCTTTATCGGCCAGAACGCCGGCGCCGGCAAGGTGGGGCGTATGCAGGAGACGGTCGCTGTTTTGGCGCGCTTCTGCCTGGTCTTCGGGCTGGTGCTTGCGCTGGTGTTATACCTGGTGGGCGGGTTTCTCGCGCAGCTGTTCAGTGATTCCGAGGCGGTGCTGGCGGTGGCGGTGGCCTACCTGGCCGTGGTGCCTTTCAGTTACGCTGGCTACGGCTTCGTGATGTCCGCCAACGCGGCCTTCAACGGCCTCGGCCGGCCACTGCCGGCCACGCTGATCTCCTTCCTGCGTGTACTGGGCATCTATCTGCCGCTGGCCTGGGTGGGCAATCAATTGTGGGGGATCAGCGGGCTGTTCGCGGCTACAGCGGCGGCCAACCTGATGCTCGGTGTCCTGGCCTGGTGGTGGCTGCGGCGGGAAATCGGCGGGCGCGAGAGCGCCGGAGATATCCCCGCGAACGCGGCCGTGGGCCGCGATTGA
- the rimI gene encoding ribosomal protein S18-alanine N-acetyltransferase produces the protein MTPEFDLTDAHLAAATVADCPTLAALARSAHSHPWGERQYRDSLEAGHDGWLLWSPEGEAIACCVISRLFDAAEILDIAVAPRWRRRGVAGALLRQLLAQLPPEIERVLLEVRASNRAARSLYRKLGFREDGLRKNYYPADGGAREDAVLMSLHRQHP, from the coding sequence ATGACCCCCGAATTCGACCTCACCGATGCCCACCTGGCCGCCGCCACCGTCGCGGACTGCCCCACCCTGGCCGCGCTGGCGCGCAGTGCCCACAGCCACCCCTGGGGTGAGCGGCAATACCGCGACAGCCTCGAGGCCGGGCACGACGGCTGGCTGCTGTGGTCGCCGGAGGGCGAGGCCATCGCCTGCTGTGTGATTTCCCGGCTGTTCGACGCGGCGGAAATCCTCGATATCGCCGTGGCGCCCCGGTGGCGCCGGCGCGGCGTGGCCGGGGCGCTGTTGAGGCAACTGCTCGCCCAACTGCCGCCGGAAATCGAACGGGTCCTCCTGGAAGTGCGCGCCTCCAATCGCGCCGCGCGCTCCCTCTACCGCAAACTGGGTTTTCGCGAAGACGGCCTGCGCAAGAATTACTACCCCGCAGACGGTGGCGCCCGCGAGGACGCGGTGCTGATGAGCCTCCACAGGCAACACCCGTAA